One Cucurbita pepo subsp. pepo cultivar mu-cu-16 chromosome LG11, ASM280686v2, whole genome shotgun sequence DNA window includes the following coding sequences:
- the LOC111805489 gene encoding 6,7-dimethyl-8-ribityllumazine synthase, chloroplastic-like, whose amino-acid sequence MAASFTAPAQGLVHCRNPTLGFSDSIFNRTQLQFQGPVPAKSHRLSFSYQLKLANDAFPRKDHRCSFVQTAAVRHIVGSLAKAGGFSFRSSLGIFVNNFVLVRSRRLKWFFLIVYLKSLPSEFCYHESKLIFSPLSFFDDGLVVGRFNEIVTRPMLEGALSTFKSYSVQDEDIDVVWVPGSFDIPVVAERLGTSGKYHAVLCIGAVIRGDTSHYDAVVSSSASGVLSAGLKSGVPCVFSVLTCDNLDQAFNRAGGKHGNKGSEGALTAMELASLFEYDLK is encoded by the exons ATGGCCGCCTCATTTACGGCTCCGGCTCAGGGCCTGGTTCATTGTCGAAATCCGACGCTCGGATTTTCCGATTCCATCTTCAATCGCACTCAACTTCAATTTCAGGGGCCAGTTCCTGCAAAATCACATCGCCTCTCCTTTTCGTATCAATTGAAGCTTGCTAATGATGCCTTTCCGAGAAAGGATCACCGTTGCTCTTTTGTGCAGACGGCCGCCGTTCGCCACATCGTCGGCTCTCTTGCCAAAGCTGGTGGNTTTTCTTTTC GTTCCTCTTTAggtatttttgttaataattttgtaCTTGTGAGGTCTCGGCGTCTGAAGTGGTTTTTTCTTATCGTCTACCTAAAAAG CCTTCCGAGCGAATTCTGTTATCATGAATCTAAACTGATTTTTTCCCCCTTGTCATTTTTTGACGATGGACTA GTTGTGGGGCGGTTTAACGAAATTGTGACAAGGCCAATGCTTGAGGGAGCTTTGTCTACATTCAAAAGTTATTCAGTTCAAGATGAGGATATTGAT GTTGTCTGGGTTCCGGGGAGCTTTGATATTCCTGTGGTAGCTGAAAGGCTTGGGACATCTGGAAAGTACCATGCTGTCTTATGCATTGGAGCTGTG ATTAGAGGTGACACATCCCACTATGATGCCGTTGTAAGCTCTTCTGCATCCGGAGTACTTTCTGCGGGATTAAAATCAG GAGTTCCATGCGTATTTAGTGTCTTGACTTGTGACAACTTGGACCAG GCTTTCAATCGAGCTGGTGGTAAACATGGAAATAAGGGTTCTGAGGGTGCTTTGACTGCT ATGGAGCTGGCATCGTTGTTCGAGTACGACCTGAAGTAG
- the LOC111805591 gene encoding ankyrin repeat protein SKIP35-like — MEKEVLVPIRENVADEALMFDHINMEIKTEEDGIDIPKSDVYAPASEKGEGSSVVFSREGPLVKKESVLAFGCNSNEQSPKSMLVVTDFKQGKKGKSGHEKKLSRQDRFELGRLFQGAVSSHDWELADSLIALADHQTLNDALCITLDSIWFLSTQQELNGITGLIKNIIVSGAYDFTRAALRTSFLASCVSACQSRTMSLADTVTVMAQRLRERLQECNGDEVLKAEAGTKVQKFTEWALKCIGFHSGCQGNKDRVTQSSAAEIQLQLSAFKMFLDFAGNQLTGKDFTEAFDAACFPLTLFSSSFDPGWATGISATAIQGLLCLLVEGGADNVNQCFLEASRFGSTELVRILLQIAQRNSLDVDVDLALGFASHYCKIGTMECLVEEGNAIAFLGPLMRAAERGCLPVVEWFVKRGCQDMELCLALTAATSSSQINVAAYLLPHVPQHVLAALSIEILKAAGERSSGSLDGVEFLLHSNFLGDPSATYAVADSISKSSDESVAPELREFLREHWSEAAYLDGLRQGRENYLNFMRILRWGGSPISLRDIPPPLRVAIAYLPLYRECVKVDGYLFSQKLRGQLVEAATRLGGGGGGGGGVLEGVSKGRELMAVLEHYLPPFLLHKLNAT, encoded by the exons ATGGAAAAGGAGGTTTTGGTTCCGATTAGGGAAAATGTGGCTGATGAAGCTTTAATGTTCGACCACATAAATATGGAAATCAAAACTGAGGAGGATGGAATCGATATTCCGAAGAGCGATGTTTATGCTCCTGCATCAGAGAAAGGCGAGGGAAGTAGTGTTGTATTCTCTAGAGAAGGACCTCTTGTGAAGAAAGAGTCGGTTCTAGCTTTTGGTTGTAATTCCAATGAACAGAGTCCCAAATCCATGCTTGTTGTGACAGATTTTAAGCAGGGAAAGAAGGGGAAGTCCGGTCATGAAAAGAAACTTAGCAGACAAGACAGATTCGAGTTGGGTCGGTTGTTTCAGGGTGCTGTAAGCTCACATGATTGGGAGCTTGCAGACAGTTTGATCGCGTTGGCAGATCATCAGACGCTTAATGATGCTTTGTGTATCACCTTGGATTCAATCTGGTTTTTGAGCACCCAGCAAGAGCTAAACGGCATAACTGGGTTAATTAAGAACATCATTGTGAGCGGAGCGTATGATTTTACAAGAGCAGCTCTACGGACCTCATTTCTGGCTTCGTGCGTCTCTGCCTGCCAGAGTCGAACAATGAGTCTTGCGGATACTGTAACTGTAATGGCACAAAG GTTGCGTGAGCGTCTCCAAGAATGCAATGGAGATGAGGTCTTAAAAGCAGAGGCTGGTACAAAGGTTCAAAAGTTTACCGAGTGGGCTCTGAAATGCATAGGTTTTCATTCTGGATGCCAAGGAAATAAGGACCGAGTGACTCAGAGCTCGGCTGCCGAGATCCAACTTCAGTTATCCGCTTTCAAGATGTTCCTAGATTTTGCTGGCAATCAACTTACTGGAAAAGATTTCACGGAGGCCTTTGATGCTGCTTGTTTCCCACTCACTCTCTTTTCTAGTTCATTTGATCCTGGATGGGCAACCGGAATATCAGCAACCGCAATCCAAGGCTTATTGTGTTTGCTGGTGGAGGGTGGGGCTGACAATGTTAACCAGTGCTTCCTTGAAGCTTCTCGTTTCGGAAGCACAGAACTCGTGCGCATTTTATTACAG ATTGCCCAAAGGAACAGCTTGGACGTTGATGTTGACCTGGCTTTGGGCTTTGCTTCTCACTACTGTAAGATCGGTACAATGGAGTGCTTGGTGGAAGAGGGTAACGCCATAGCTTTTTTGGGTCCTTTGATGAGAGCAGCTGAAAGGGGATGTTTACCGGTTGTCGAGTGGTTTGTGAAAAGAGGTTGTCAGGACATGGAACTCTGCCTCGCCCTAACAGCAGCCACGTCTAGCAGCCAAATTAACGTCGCTGCGTATCTTCTTCCCCACGTGCCTCAACACGTGCTCGCTGCTCTCAGCATTGAAATTCTAAAGGCTGCTGGGGAACGGAGTAGCGGTTCTCTTGATGGTGTGGAGTTTCTCCTTCATTCCAACTTTCTTGGTGATCCTTCTGCAACATATGCTGTTGCAGACAGTATCTCGAAGTCGAGTGACGAGTCTGTTGCTCCGGAGCTTAGGGAGTTTCTTCGGGAGCACTGGTCGGAGGCGGCTTACTTGGACGGGTTGAGACAAGGTCGAGAAAATTACTTGAACTTTATGCGGATTTTGAGGTGGGGTGGATCTCCAATTTCGTTGAGGGATATTCCACCACCCTTGAGGGTTGCAATAGCTTACCTACCGCTGTATAGGGAATGTGTAAAAGTGGATGGATACTTGTTTTCGCAAAAGCTGAGGGGGCAGCTGGTCGAAGCTGCTACGAGgcttggtggtggtggtggtggtggtggtggtgtgTTAGAAGGGGTAAGCAAAGGTAGGGAGCTCATGGCTGTTTTGGAGCATTATCTTCCTCCATTTTTGCTTCACAAGTTAAATGCTACTTAG